The Calonectris borealis chromosome 13, bCalBor7.hap1.2, whole genome shotgun sequence genome contains a region encoding:
- the GPR174 gene encoding putative G-protein coupled receptor 174 encodes MTNSSTCTETDLKPYYAITYTFILIPGLIGNTLALWVFYGYMKETKRAVIFMINLAIADLAQVLSLPLRIFYYLTGTWEFGGGLCMLCFYLKYVNMYASIYFLVCISIRRYLFLMHPFKFSDCKRICDVYISIVGWVVVCVGCLPFPLLRLHQDAKNTCFVDLPVKEVDLPISIAMMTIGELMGFVTPLLIILYCSWKTILSLKEKNSASHDLGEKKKALKMILTCALVFLICFAPYHISFPLDFFVKTKKIKNGCVQKVISVFHVVALCLASLNSCVDPVIYYFTTDEFRRRLSRQDLQDSIQLHNLSYARKHSRDVLREDSMDY; translated from the coding sequence ATGACGAACAGCTCGACCTGCACCGAAACAGACCTCAAGCCCTACTACGCGATTACGTACACTTTCATCCTGATCCCTGGACTGATAGGAAACACGTTAGCTTTGTGGGTCTTTTACGGGTACATGAAAGAGACTAAAAGGGCCGTAATATTTATGATCAATTTAGCCATTGCCGACTTAGCGCAGGTTTTGTCCTTGCCCCTGAGGATTTTCTACTACTTGACCGGGACGTGGGAATTTGGAGGAGGTCTCTGCATGCTTTGCTTCTACCTGAAGTACGTCAATATGTACGCAAGCATCTACTTCTTGGTTTGCATCAGCATAAGACGGTATTTGTTTCTTATGCACCCATTCAAATTCAGCGACTGCAAACGCATCTGTGATGTGTATATCAGCATCGTTGGGTGGGTCGTGGTCTGCGTCGGCTGTTTGCCTTTCCCGCTTCTCAGGCTTCACCAGGATGCTAAAAACACGTGTTTTGTGGATCTCCCCGTAAAGGAAGTTGACCTTCCCATCTCCATTGCAATGATGACGATAGGTGAATTGATGGGGTTCGTAACACCCCTACTCATCATCCTATACTGCTCGTGGAAGACTATCTtatcactaaaagaaaaaaactctgctTCACATGACCtcggagagaaaaaaaaggctttaaagatGATTCTCACCTGCGCTCTGGTATTTCTGATTTGCTTTGCACCTTATCATATCAGCTTTCCACTAGATTTCTTtgtcaaaaccaaaaagattAAAAACGGGTGCGTCCAGAAGGTGATCTCGGTGTTTCACGTTGTAGCTTTGTGCCTTGCCAGCTTGAACTCCTGCGTGGACCCAGTCATCTACTACTTTACTACAGATGAGTTCAGGAGACGCCTTTCCAGGCAGGATTTGCAAGACAGCATTCAGCTCCACAACCTCAGTTACGCGAGGAAGCACTCCAGAGATGTGCTCAGGGAGGACTCCATGGACTACTAG